A part of Variovorax sp. HW608 genomic DNA contains:
- a CDS encoding O-linked N-acetylglucosamine transferase, SPINDLY family protein has protein sequence MPSAPSPLLVQAEQLFRSGRAPQAEAMLRTIVDKADAPARAFELLAFIRGNQGDLAGCEHCLARAVALPGCSAEAHFYLGRVRLQRGSAREAIACFERAIREAGEFFEALHEIGVARSATGDHALALAAFERAARINDRVPELQLNLGSSLLALQRPQQAVVHFERALKLKPQLARAWSERAMALAELGRLDDALASCDRALQFAPQDVYAAMNQVALLERAGRKEAARDALSLLARLPADTGHLRGYWLHDRMLACRWDGFASLLDETCRRVLAGEQAAEPFALLPTGADPAVLLACARRYAQDHAVPAQAVAAAPRDAAPRRLRIGYFSSGFGPHPTSQLVVRHFECHDRARFECFGFSFGPPISDPLGRRVMQSLEHFAEVANQDDAQIAALAREAGIDIAIDLNGYIEGSRPGIFARRAAPLQAGYLGFPGTMGADFIDYILADAVVIRPEDQRFYSEKVVRLPGSYQCNDELGAIEPCMLTREAAGLPADGFVFACFNNNYKITPDLFEVWIRLLSAVPGSVLWLLEGHAGAPASLATEARARGVDPSRIVWAKRTSHAEHLARHALADLFLDTFHYNAHTTCSDALRAGLPVLTLEGKTFAARVAASLLGAMGLHELVTHDAPSYESRALELAGSPERLAAVRSRLLQARGPSGVFDAQRFTRHFEAACEAMWARHAAGLPLEDIDVGGLRA, from the coding sequence ATGCCGAGCGCTCCTTCTCCCTTACTCGTCCAGGCCGAACAGCTGTTCCGATCGGGCCGCGCGCCTCAGGCCGAAGCCATGCTGCGCACCATCGTCGACAAGGCGGACGCCCCGGCGCGTGCCTTCGAACTCCTCGCCTTCATCCGCGGCAACCAGGGCGACCTGGCAGGCTGCGAGCATTGCCTTGCACGCGCGGTCGCCTTGCCCGGTTGCTCCGCCGAAGCGCACTTCTATCTGGGCCGCGTGCGCCTGCAGCGCGGCAGCGCGCGCGAAGCCATCGCCTGCTTCGAACGCGCGATCCGCGAGGCCGGCGAGTTCTTCGAAGCGCTGCATGAAATCGGCGTCGCCCGCAGCGCGACGGGCGACCACGCGCTCGCGCTCGCGGCGTTCGAGCGCGCGGCGCGCATCAACGATCGCGTGCCCGAGCTCCAGCTCAATCTCGGAAGCAGTCTGCTGGCGCTGCAGCGTCCGCAGCAGGCCGTGGTGCACTTCGAGCGCGCGCTGAAGCTTAAGCCCCAGCTCGCGCGCGCCTGGTCCGAGCGCGCCATGGCGCTGGCCGAGCTCGGCCGGCTGGACGATGCGCTCGCGAGCTGCGATAGGGCGCTGCAGTTCGCGCCGCAGGATGTGTATGCAGCGATGAACCAGGTCGCGCTGCTCGAACGCGCCGGCCGGAAGGAGGCCGCGCGCGACGCCCTGTCGCTTCTTGCGCGGCTGCCCGCCGACACCGGGCACCTGCGCGGCTACTGGCTGCACGACCGCATGCTCGCCTGCCGCTGGGATGGCTTCGCATCGCTCCTGGACGAAACCTGCCGGCGCGTTCTGGCCGGGGAGCAGGCGGCCGAGCCCTTCGCCTTGCTGCCGACCGGCGCCGACCCGGCGGTGCTGCTGGCCTGCGCCAGACGCTACGCCCAGGACCACGCGGTCCCGGCACAGGCAGTCGCAGCAGCGCCGCGCGACGCGGCCCCGCGCCGCCTGCGCATCGGCTACTTCTCGTCCGGCTTCGGACCGCATCCGACCTCGCAGCTCGTCGTGCGCCACTTCGAGTGCCACGACCGCGCGCGCTTCGAATGCTTCGGCTTCTCGTTCGGCCCGCCGATCTCGGACCCGCTGGGCCGGCGCGTCATGCAGTCTCTGGAGCACTTCGCCGAGGTGGCGAACCAGGACGATGCGCAGATCGCGGCCCTGGCGCGCGAAGCGGGCATCGACATCGCGATCGACCTCAACGGCTACATCGAAGGCTCGCGGCCCGGGATCTTCGCCCGCCGCGCCGCGCCGCTGCAGGCCGGCTACCTCGGCTTCCCCGGTACGATGGGCGCGGACTTCATCGACTACATCCTTGCCGATGCCGTGGTGATCCGGCCCGAGGACCAGCGCTTCTACAGCGAGAAGGTCGTGCGGCTCCCCGGCTCGTACCAATGCAACGACGAGCTCGGCGCGATCGAGCCCTGCATGCTCACGCGCGAGGCCGCGGGCCTGCCGGCAGACGGCTTCGTGTTCGCCTGCTTCAACAACAACTACAAGATCACGCCCGACCTCTTCGAGGTGTGGATTCGCCTCCTGTCCGCCGTGCCCGGCAGCGTCCTGTGGCTGCTGGAAGGCCACGCGGGCGCGCCGGCCTCGCTCGCGACCGAGGCGCGTGCGCGCGGCGTCGACCCGTCGCGCATCGTGTGGGCGAAGCGGACGTCGCATGCGGAGCATCTGGCACGCCACGCGCTGGCGGACCTGTTCCTCGACACCTTCCACTACAACGCCCACACCACCTGCAGCGATGCCCTGCGCGCCGGGCTGCCCGTGCTCACGCTCGAGGGAAAGACCTTCGCGGCGCGCGTGGCCGCGAGCCTGCTCGGCGCAATGGGGCTGCACGAGCTCGTGACGCACGACGCCCCGTCCTACGAGTCGCGCGCGCTCGAACTCGCGGGTTCGCCCGAGCGACTCGCGGCGGTTCGCAGCAGGCTGCTTCAAGCGCGCGGGCCCAGCGGCGTTTTCGATGCGCAACGCTTCACGCGCCATTTCGAGGCCGCCTGCGAGGCCATGTGGGCGCGTCACGCGGCGGGCCTGCCGCTCGAGGACATCGACGTAGGCGGCCTCAGAGCCTGA
- a CDS encoding ABC transporter substrate-binding protein — translation MLTRRDFGLGLGALGFAGCLPAIAQSVRVMKVANTAAVNDPQQCFVTAGQHPKLDFYKPNGVDVEYVNMSSMTQALQSLRAGHADFGPAVPGLLLPAMAKDPSLDLVSVYKWLPRNANVIVVKPGSPIKSAADLAGKRIGVRSQGDTGIVVTRAMLAELGLKDDKCEYIAIGDGAPAGAAIDNDRVDAMVAFDTAAARIELVGTKLRYVPLAPKFAQVGSGWICVPRKLLKEERKSLVALFQGIAKSTIFSHANLEAAIDLHWAVYPESRPKGRSEDEARKELAFILKDRRNSWMRRPDDPDPRMGASSLAEWKANIELAAESSKNPKLAEELGDPNRLFSNELIDDINAFDRQAVVEMAKSFRL, via the coding sequence ATGTTGACGCGACGTGATTTCGGTCTGGGCCTCGGTGCCCTTGGATTCGCCGGATGCCTGCCGGCCATCGCGCAGAGCGTGCGCGTGATGAAGGTGGCGAACACCGCGGCGGTGAACGACCCGCAGCAGTGCTTCGTCACCGCGGGCCAGCATCCCAAGCTCGACTTCTACAAGCCGAACGGCGTGGACGTGGAGTACGTCAACATGTCGAGCATGACGCAGGCGCTGCAGAGCCTGCGCGCCGGGCACGCGGATTTCGGCCCCGCGGTGCCGGGCCTGCTGCTGCCGGCAATGGCGAAGGACCCGTCGCTCGACCTGGTGAGCGTCTACAAGTGGCTGCCGCGCAATGCGAACGTGATCGTGGTGAAGCCGGGCAGCCCGATCAAGTCGGCGGCGGACCTCGCGGGCAAGCGCATCGGGGTGCGCAGCCAGGGCGACACCGGCATCGTGGTCACCCGGGCCATGCTGGCCGAACTGGGCCTGAAGGACGACAAGTGCGAGTACATCGCGATCGGCGACGGCGCACCGGCGGGCGCGGCGATCGACAACGACCGCGTGGATGCGATGGTGGCCTTCGACACCGCCGCCGCGCGCATCGAGCTGGTGGGGACCAAGCTGCGCTACGTGCCGCTCGCGCCGAAGTTCGCGCAGGTGGGATCGGGCTGGATCTGCGTGCCGCGCAAGCTGCTGAAGGAAGAACGCAAGTCGCTCGTGGCGCTGTTCCAGGGCATCGCCAAGTCGACGATCTTCTCGCATGCAAACCTCGAGGCGGCGATCGACCTGCACTGGGCGGTGTACCCCGAAAGCCGGCCCAAGGGCCGCAGCGAGGACGAGGCGCGCAAGGAGCTCGCCTTCATCCTCAAGGACCGCAGGAACAGCTGGATGCGCCGGCCCGACGATCCGGACCCGCGCATGGGCGCATCGTCGCTGGCCGAGTGGAAGGCGAACATCGAGTTGGCCGCCGAAAGCAGCAAGAACCCGAAGCTGGCCGAAGAGCTGGGCGACCCGAATCGCCTCTTCAGCAACGAGCTGATCGACGACATCAATGCCTTCGACCGGCAGGCGGTGGTGGAGATGGCGAAGTCGTTCAGGCTCTGA
- a CDS encoding ABC transporter permease: protein MTTAMLTTSTDSIAPPEAHAPSQAKARRTRRIHPLASTRVQSILLLVTLLGAWEAAVRFFKVPQHLVPPVSDIAVALWRGLATGPLAKDGFWYHGGVTVAEILLGFLIGSGVGLAIGIVVSQMPKLEALLEPYVAALQSVPKVAVAPIIVVWLGFGIGSKVMIICLLTFFPVLVTSIAGFKAVDPDRIDLLRSLSATRWQIFRKAKFPSALPYIFAGLNMAAAFSVVGAVVGEFVGAQAGLGVLILQMEAQADTGGSFAVCVVLSVIGIALTSLLRRIQRRVLHWMPADTSQRTVNV from the coding sequence ATGACCACCGCCATGCTCACCACCAGCACCGATTCGATTGCGCCACCCGAGGCCCACGCCCCGAGCCAGGCGAAGGCCAGGCGCACGCGCCGCATCCATCCGCTCGCATCGACGCGGGTGCAGTCGATCCTGCTGCTCGTCACGCTGCTCGGCGCCTGGGAAGCGGCCGTGCGATTCTTCAAGGTGCCGCAGCACCTCGTGCCGCCCGTGAGCGACATCGCGGTCGCGCTGTGGCGCGGCCTGGCGACCGGGCCGCTCGCGAAGGACGGCTTCTGGTACCACGGCGGCGTGACCGTGGCCGAGATCCTGCTGGGCTTTCTCATCGGCAGCGGCGTCGGCCTCGCGATCGGCATCGTGGTGTCGCAGATGCCGAAGCTCGAAGCGCTGCTGGAGCCCTACGTCGCCGCGCTGCAGAGCGTTCCCAAGGTGGCGGTGGCGCCGATCATCGTCGTCTGGCTGGGCTTCGGCATCGGCTCGAAGGTGATGATCATCTGCCTGCTCACCTTCTTCCCGGTGCTGGTGACCAGCATCGCAGGCTTCAAGGCGGTGGACCCGGACCGCATCGACCTCTTGCGCTCGCTCTCGGCGACGCGCTGGCAGATCTTCCGCAAGGCCAAGTTCCCGAGCGCGCTGCCGTACATCTTCGCGGGGCTGAACATGGCCGCGGCCTTCAGCGTGGTGGGTGCGGTGGTCGGCGAATTCGTCGGCGCGCAGGCGGGGCTCGGGGTGCTGATCCTGCAGATGGAAGCGCAGGCCGACACCGGTGGCAGCTTCGCGGTGTGCGTGGTGCTGTCGGTGATCGGCATCGCGCTCACCAGCCTGCTGCGCCGCATCCAGCGCCGCGTGCTGCACTGGATGCCGGCCGACACCTCGCAGCGGACGGTGAATGTCTGA
- a CDS encoding ABC transporter ATP-binding protein — translation MNTTSERSRGRPDYIRIEGLSKHFGDGGEGVLALKDIDCSIEQGSFVTIVGPSGCGKSTLLRILAGLLDYGIGRVVLDGQPIRGTRRDVGVVFQSSILLPWRTILENVMLPAEVLGIPMKQARERAMQLLHMVRLDGFEHKLPRQLSGGMQQRASIARALLHDPKILLMDEPFGALDAMTRERMNLELQRIWMESGKTVVLITHSIPEAVFLGDRVFVMSPRPGTLERVLPIDLPRPRAMEVMTHPAFAAASASIRERFSHAASFD, via the coding sequence ATGAACACGACCAGCGAACGCTCGCGGGGCCGGCCCGACTACATCCGCATCGAGGGGCTTTCGAAGCACTTCGGCGACGGCGGCGAAGGCGTGCTCGCGCTGAAGGACATCGACTGCAGCATCGAGCAGGGCAGCTTCGTGACCATCGTCGGCCCGAGCGGCTGCGGCAAGAGCACGCTGCTGCGCATCCTCGCGGGGCTGCTCGACTACGGCATCGGCCGCGTGGTGCTCGACGGCCAGCCGATCCGCGGCACGCGGCGCGACGTGGGTGTGGTGTTCCAGAGTTCGATCCTCCTGCCGTGGCGCACCATCCTCGAGAACGTGATGCTGCCGGCCGAGGTGCTCGGCATCCCGATGAAGCAGGCGCGCGAGCGTGCGATGCAGTTGCTGCACATGGTCCGGCTCGACGGCTTCGAGCACAAGCTGCCGCGCCAGTTGAGCGGCGGCATGCAGCAGCGCGCCTCGATCGCGCGGGCGCTCTTGCACGACCCGAAGATCCTGCTGATGGACGAGCCCTTCGGCGCGCTCGATGCGATGACGCGCGAGCGCATGAACCTCGAACTGCAGCGCATCTGGATGGAAAGCGGCAAGACGGTGGTGCTGATCACGCACTCGATTCCCGAGGCGGTGTTCCTCGGCGACAGGGTGTTCGTGATGTCGCCGCGTCCCGGCACGCTGGAGCGCGTGCTGCCCATCGACCTGCCGCGCCCGCGCGCGATGGAGGTGATGACGCATCCCGCGTTCGCCGCCGCATCGGCATCGATCCGCGAGCGCTTCTCGCATGCCGCTTCCTTCGACTGA
- a CDS encoding alpha/beta fold hydrolase: MTHFVQAGELRIAFDREGDGAPLVLMHGAEASRQMFASLVPHLSKHFTVIACDQRDCGETEGPERASTLADLANDAQLLIKALGFRRAHVFGSSFGGRVAQALALLHPRSVDHLVLGSTWPLPRPYEELCPDARRLAELRRDLPGTAEELATWFFPEAFLKQRPELRRVFANARPESARSARRAATVQTTLERGVADIVAPTLVLAGELDRVVPPSVTLAMAGRIRGADAVLLPAVGHVTAMQAPEVLAHHIVRFLHPEGAKA, encoded by the coding sequence ATGACGCACTTCGTGCAGGCCGGCGAGCTGCGCATCGCCTTCGATCGCGAAGGCGACGGTGCGCCGCTCGTGCTGATGCATGGCGCCGAAGCCTCGCGGCAGATGTTCGCGTCGCTGGTGCCGCATCTGTCGAAGCACTTCACCGTGATCGCCTGCGACCAGCGCGACTGCGGCGAAACCGAAGGCCCGGAGCGCGCATCGACACTCGCGGATCTCGCGAACGATGCGCAGCTCCTCATCAAGGCGCTGGGATTCAGGCGGGCGCATGTGTTCGGCTCCTCCTTCGGCGGCCGGGTGGCGCAGGCGCTGGCGCTGCTGCATCCGCGTTCGGTCGACCATCTCGTGCTGGGCAGCACCTGGCCGCTGCCGAGGCCCTACGAGGAGCTGTGCCCGGATGCGCGGCGGCTAGCCGAGCTGCGGCGCGACCTGCCGGGCACTGCCGAGGAACTGGCGACCTGGTTCTTCCCCGAAGCCTTCCTCAAGCAGCGGCCGGAACTGCGGCGCGTGTTCGCGAATGCGCGGCCCGAATCGGCGCGGTCCGCGCGGCGCGCCGCGACCGTGCAGACCACGCTCGAACGGGGCGTGGCCGACATCGTCGCGCCCACGCTGGTGCTGGCCGGCGAACTCGATCGCGTGGTGCCGCCGAGCGTGACGCTAGCGATGGCCGGGCGCATCCGTGGCGCCGATGCGGTGCTGCTGCCCGCGGTCGGCCACGTGACCGCGATGCAGGCGCCGGAGGTGCTCGCGCATCACATCGTCCGCTTCCTCCATCCCGAAGGAGCCAAGGCATGA
- a CDS encoding VOC family protein: protein MPVTALHHFTIRCTPDELPPLVDFYTRVMRLSVGARPEIPAPGAWLYADGQPIVHLYAHLSTPDEPVQPVTGHVDHISFRSRGLAEMREHLRALGVPFAEAPIPGWAMHQLFLHDPRGLKIELTFWMAEEEGSAA from the coding sequence ATGCCGGTCACCGCCCTGCACCACTTCACGATCCGCTGCACGCCGGACGAGCTGCCGCCGCTGGTGGACTTCTACACGCGCGTGATGCGCCTTTCCGTCGGCGCGCGGCCGGAGATCCCGGCGCCCGGCGCCTGGCTCTATGCGGACGGCCAGCCGATCGTGCACCTCTACGCGCATCTGTCGACGCCCGACGAACCGGTGCAGCCGGTCACGGGCCACGTCGATCACATCTCGTTCCGTTCGCGCGGACTCGCCGAGATGCGCGAGCACCTGCGCGCACTGGGCGTGCCCTTCGCCGAGGCGCCGATTCCGGGCTGGGCGATGCACCAGCTTTTCCTCCACGACCCGCGCGGTCTCAAGATCGAGCTGACCTTCTGGATGGCTGAGGAAGAAGGGAGCGCCGCATGA
- a CDS encoding FAD-dependent monooxygenase, translated as MQNTVPVVIVGGGPAGLSMAILLQRFGIDFVLLERNATTTDHPKARGTYTRTMEIFRQWGIDGLMKRHALPDGSDFFSFCESMTGREWGRTHPEPNVGHSPCWKIIQSQDTVEEELLDHARKSQVGRILYGHEFMHYDEGGSGIAVSSRSVGTGEKTTWHAQYLIAADGATSSVRRQADIEMRGPATLAVMANEYWQADLSHVRDAAICAGWRVYAKDSPYPISTVLNTNGRDKWLTLMPVGREVDERIGERTDDEVVQLARAMSGVPNLDVKVINRSVWRMSRQVAASFRKGRVLLVGDSAHRFPPNGGYGMNSGIQDAHNLAWKLAFVLSGRASARLLDSYDRERRPVAESNADFSLHNASRFIQCDEALRSGNPDRIDFWIRDSDNHIHSIGQSLGFCYEDGAVIPDGTGRHVMRARWYEPGDKPGMRFPHIWLDLARRHTTLDWFDREFVLVAGPKADAWMEAARAVSGKNGRTVLTRQLEDSHEKDGLLLGLRGAVLVRPDGHVAFRMPWTPSDPAAELSAVLSTLLD; from the coding sequence ATGCAAAACACAGTCCCTGTCGTGATCGTCGGCGGCGGCCCGGCCGGCCTGTCGATGGCGATCCTGCTGCAACGCTTCGGCATCGATTTCGTGCTGCTCGAACGCAACGCGACGACCACCGACCATCCGAAGGCGCGCGGCACCTACACGCGCACCATGGAGATCTTCCGCCAGTGGGGCATCGACGGGCTGATGAAGCGGCATGCCCTGCCGGACGGCTCGGACTTCTTCTCGTTCTGCGAATCGATGACGGGCCGCGAATGGGGCCGCACCCATCCCGAGCCGAACGTCGGCCATTCGCCATGCTGGAAGATCATCCAGTCGCAGGACACGGTGGAAGAGGAGCTGCTGGACCATGCGCGCAAGAGCCAGGTCGGCCGCATCCTCTACGGCCACGAGTTCATGCACTACGACGAGGGCGGCAGCGGCATCGCGGTGAGCAGCCGCAGCGTCGGCACCGGCGAGAAGACCACGTGGCACGCGCAATACCTGATCGCCGCCGACGGCGCGACCAGTTCGGTGCGGCGGCAGGCCGACATCGAGATGCGCGGACCCGCCACGCTCGCCGTGATGGCCAACGAGTACTGGCAGGCCGATCTCTCGCACGTGCGTGATGCCGCCATCTGCGCGGGCTGGCGCGTGTATGCGAAGGATTCGCCCTACCCGATCTCCACGGTGCTCAATACCAACGGCAGGGACAAGTGGCTGACCCTTATGCCGGTGGGGCGCGAGGTCGACGAGCGCATCGGCGAGCGCACCGACGACGAGGTGGTGCAACTGGCGCGCGCCATGTCCGGCGTGCCGAACCTCGACGTGAAGGTGATCAACCGATCCGTCTGGCGCATGAGCCGCCAGGTGGCCGCGAGCTTTCGCAAGGGGCGCGTGCTGCTGGTGGGCGATTCGGCGCACCGCTTTCCGCCGAACGGCGGCTACGGCATGAACTCGGGCATCCAGGACGCGCACAATCTCGCGTGGAAGCTGGCCTTCGTGCTCAGCGGGCGCGCCAGCGCGCGGCTGCTCGACAGCTATGACCGCGAGCGCCGTCCGGTGGCGGAATCGAACGCGGACTTCAGCCTGCACAACGCATCGCGCTTCATCCAGTGCGACGAGGCGCTGCGTTCGGGCAACCCGGACCGCATCGATTTCTGGATCCGCGACAGCGACAACCACATCCACAGCATCGGCCAGTCGCTGGGCTTCTGCTACGAGGACGGCGCGGTGATCCCCGACGGCACCGGCAGGCACGTGATGCGCGCGCGCTGGTACGAGCCGGGCGACAAGCCGGGCATGCGCTTCCCGCACATCTGGCTCGACCTGGCGCGCCGGCACACGACGCTCGACTGGTTCGACCGCGAGTTCGTGCTGGTCGCCGGACCGAAGGCCGACGCATGGATGGAAGCGGCGCGCGCCGTCTCCGGCAAGAACGGCCGAACCGTGCTCACCCGGCAACTCGAAGACTCGCACGAGAAGGACGGGCTGCTGCTCGGACTGCGCGGCGCGGTGCTGGTGCGGCCCGACGGGCACGTGGCCTTCCGCATGCCGTGGACGCCGTCGGACCCGGCCGCGGAACTCTCGGCTGTCCTGTCGACGCTACTGGACTGA
- a CDS encoding GAF domain-containing protein, which translates to MDAIHAATTHGITAEFLDSLAEARSADDALRRIDLQRSLIATDSIFSIQQNVTTAHDAAGQVLLRRFYSSEAARFPVNGAKRKTLTPWTECLFVQGRVFVGEGEHVLAQHFDDFEQMRAHKLRSVINVPLMQGRLCYATFNVFGTRARWLPQEFLGIRLLALAAARWVPVAPGLAYRFTGVSFPSPLEA; encoded by the coding sequence ATGGACGCAATCCACGCAGCCACGACCCACGGCATCACGGCAGAGTTTCTGGACAGCCTCGCCGAGGCGCGAAGCGCCGACGACGCGCTGCGCCGGATCGATCTCCAGCGCTCGCTGATTGCGACCGACAGCATCTTCAGCATCCAGCAGAACGTGACGACCGCGCACGACGCGGCCGGCCAGGTCCTGCTGCGCCGCTTTTATTCGTCGGAGGCGGCGCGCTTTCCGGTCAACGGCGCCAAGCGCAAGACGCTGACGCCGTGGACCGAATGCCTCTTCGTGCAGGGCCGCGTGTTCGTCGGCGAGGGCGAGCATGTGCTGGCGCAGCACTTCGACGACTTCGAGCAGATGCGCGCCCACAAGCTACGCAGCGTGATCAACGTGCCGCTGATGCAGGGCAGGCTCTGCTACGCCACCTTCAACGTCTTCGGCACCCGCGCCCGCTGGCTGCCGCAGGAATTCCTCGGCATCCGGCTGCTGGCGCTTGCCGCCGCGCGCTGGGTGCCTGTCGCGCCCGGATTGGCCTATCGCTTCACCGGTGTCTCTTTCCCCTCTCCCCTGGAGGCTTGA
- a CDS encoding LysR family transcriptional regulator, translating into MPTARDPATELQRALLSRLKLRQLSLLQAIDRHRTLGRVAAEMQLSQPAITKALHEVEDIFGSTLFDRTSRGLVPTPAGDAVLHYARRWLAELEATTRVLTSLEAGRSGRLRLGFTQQVPQQLMSAALTHLLDRTPRISVMAREGTTDELVASLVARELDCAIGRSYDGDATGLVQEAIYEQEPCLVVGAKNVKRLSRGPLDWARLAQLDWILPPPNTPMRRTYNAIFVGAGVQPPLPILETTAIRSMEMVLRQEPNAITIFARDVVAEMERAGHWAALPYRLSWNLPPVSFFTLKELEPHPTVQSLRRVVVETAQRMKEAAA; encoded by the coding sequence TTGCCGACCGCCCGCGACCCCGCCACCGAACTGCAGCGCGCGCTGCTTTCCCGCCTGAAGCTGCGGCAGCTGTCATTGCTGCAGGCCATCGACCGGCATCGCACGCTCGGACGGGTGGCCGCCGAGATGCAGCTCAGCCAGCCGGCGATCACCAAGGCGCTGCACGAGGTCGAGGACATCTTCGGCAGCACGCTCTTCGATCGCACCAGCCGCGGGCTCGTGCCAACGCCCGCCGGCGATGCGGTGCTGCATTACGCGCGCCGCTGGCTCGCCGAACTCGAAGCGACCACGCGGGTGCTCACCTCGCTCGAAGCGGGCCGCAGCGGACGGCTGCGCCTGGGCTTCACGCAGCAGGTGCCGCAGCAGCTCATGTCCGCCGCGCTCACGCACCTGCTCGACCGCACGCCGCGCATCTCGGTCATGGCGCGCGAAGGCACGACGGACGAGCTGGTCGCCAGCCTCGTCGCACGCGAGCTCGACTGCGCCATCGGCCGCTCGTACGACGGCGACGCGACCGGGCTGGTGCAGGAAGCCATCTACGAGCAGGAGCCCTGCCTCGTGGTCGGCGCGAAGAACGTCAAGCGCCTGTCGCGCGGCCCGCTCGACTGGGCGCGGCTCGCGCAGCTCGACTGGATCCTGCCGCCGCCCAACACGCCCATGCGCCGGACCTACAACGCGATCTTCGTCGGCGCGGGCGTGCAGCCGCCGCTGCCGATCCTGGAGACCACCGCGATCCGCAGCATGGAGATGGTGCTGCGCCAGGAGCCCAATGCGATCACCATCTTTGCGCGCGACGTGGTGGCCGAGATGGAGCGCGCCGGCCACTGGGCCGCGCTGCCCTACCGGCTGAGCTGGAACCTGCCGCCGGTGAGCTTCTTCACGCTGAAGGAGCTGGAGCCGCATCCCACGGTGCAGTCGCTGCGCCGCGTGGTGGTCGAGACCGCGCAGCGGATGAAAGAGGCCGCCGCCTGA